From a region of the Streptomyces caniferus genome:
- a CDS encoding TFIIB-type zinc ribbon-containing protein, which yields MQCPKCHAPMQTYQRNGVQIEQCAGCRGIFLDYGELEALTRLESQWSQQAPPPPAPQAYPAAPAWGAPHQGHHGHHGHHGHHHRSFGHMLFSS from the coding sequence ATGCAGTGCCCCAAGTGCCATGCGCCGATGCAGACATACCAGCGCAACGGCGTCCAGATAGAGCAGTGCGCCGGCTGCCGGGGGATCTTCCTGGACTACGGGGAGCTGGAGGCGCTGACCCGTCTCGAGTCACAGTGGTCCCAGCAGGCCCCGCCGCCGCCCGCCCCGCAGGCCTACCCGGCAGCCCCCGCCTGGGGCGCCCCGCACCAGGGCCACCACGGTCACCATGGACACCACGGCCATCACCACCGCAGCTTCGGTCACATGCTCTTCTCGTCCTGA
- a CDS encoding TrmH family RNA methyltransferase codes for MAEIITVDDPDDPRLADYTGLTDVELRRRREPAEGLFIAEGEKVIRRARHAGYAMRSMLLSAKWVDVMRDVIDEVPAPVYAVSPGLAERVTGYHVHRGALASMQRKPLPDATELLAGTRRIVVMEAVNDHTNIGAIFRSAAALGMDAVLLSPDCADPLYRRSVKVSMGAVFSVPYARLESWPRDLAAVREAGFKLLALTPAEKATDIDAAGVHGLERAALMLGAEGGGLSTGALRAADEWVRIPMAHGVDSLNVGAAAAVAFYAVATGRPRS; via the coding sequence GTGGCAGAAATCATCACCGTCGACGACCCGGACGACCCGCGGCTGGCCGACTACACCGGCCTGACCGACGTCGAGCTGCGGCGCCGGCGCGAGCCCGCGGAAGGGCTCTTCATCGCCGAGGGCGAGAAGGTCATCCGGCGCGCCCGGCACGCCGGCTACGCGATGCGCTCCATGCTGCTCTCGGCCAAGTGGGTCGACGTCATGCGCGATGTGATCGACGAGGTCCCGGCGCCGGTCTACGCCGTCAGCCCCGGCCTCGCCGAGCGGGTGACGGGCTACCACGTGCACCGTGGCGCGTTGGCCTCCATGCAGCGCAAGCCGCTGCCGGACGCCACCGAACTCCTGGCCGGGACCCGGCGCATCGTCGTCATGGAAGCGGTCAACGACCACACCAACATCGGTGCGATCTTCCGCAGCGCGGCGGCCCTCGGCATGGACGCCGTGCTGCTCTCCCCGGACTGCGCCGATCCGCTCTACCGCCGCTCGGTGAAGGTCTCCATGGGCGCGGTGTTCTCCGTGCCGTACGCCCGCCTGGAGAGCTGGCCCCGGGACCTGGCCGCCGTACGGGAAGCGGGCTTCAAGCTGCTCGCCCTCACCCCGGCCGAGAAGGCCACGGACATCGACGCAGCCGGGGTGCACGGCCTGGAGCGCGCCGCCCTGATGCTGGGCGCGGAGGGCGGCGGCCTGAGCACCGGCGCACTGCGGGCCGCGGACGAATGGGTCCGTATCCCGATGGCGCACGGCGTGGACTCGCTCAACGTCGGGGCGGCCGCAGCGGTGGCGTTCTACGCGGTGGCGACGGGCCGGCCGCGGTCCTGA
- a CDS encoding GNAT family N-acetyltransferase → MTSTFPDISISTDRLVLRPFEEADVPALTAMMNDELVAAWTAIPQPYTEDAARAWALESAPAERVSGHGIDFAITEFLTQRLVGVAQLRHTDWRIRSSELSYVVASWARGEGYASEASLAVAHWLFHDQKFERIELRTAAGNTASQQVAQKIGCISEGVLRNAFIARSRTEDGGWADIRTDLIVWSLLPEDLDGIPGPPADANGFPYPEWN, encoded by the coding sequence ATGACATCGACCTTTCCGGATATTTCCATCAGCACGGACCGGTTGGTGCTGCGCCCTTTCGAGGAGGCCGACGTCCCGGCCCTCACCGCGATGATGAACGACGAGCTGGTCGCCGCCTGGACCGCGATACCCCAGCCGTACACCGAGGACGCCGCGCGCGCCTGGGCCCTCGAGAGCGCCCCCGCCGAACGGGTCTCGGGCCACGGCATCGACTTCGCGATCACCGAGTTCCTCACCCAGCGCCTGGTCGGTGTCGCGCAACTGCGCCACACCGACTGGCGGATCCGCTCCAGCGAGCTCAGTTATGTCGTCGCCTCCTGGGCCCGCGGTGAGGGGTATGCCTCCGAGGCCTCGCTCGCCGTGGCCCACTGGCTCTTCCACGACCAGAAGTTCGAACGCATCGAGCTGCGCACCGCCGCCGGCAACACCGCCTCCCAGCAGGTCGCCCAGAAGATCGGCTGCATCAGCGAGGGCGTGCTGCGCAATGCCTTCATAGCCCGCAGCCGCACCGAGGACGGCGGCTGGGCCGACATCCGCACCGATCTGATCGTGTGGAGCCTGCTGCCCGAGGACCTCGACGGGATCCCCGGCCCGCCGGCGGACGCGAACGGATTCCCCTACCCCGAGTGGAACTGA
- a CDS encoding phosphotransferase family protein → MTASLLGRLAALSAPTARRGAPAPAPEVLADRPDGTVVRSGRTVAKAHAPDADPHDLAARLRIAAHPLLHGILLPPLPVTAPDGFLAFTDDGRALTRWPYGGPVPADEPDAAPWEDAARLLARLHAVDPRQLPGPVPPMRGPAKAARALARLRTALAPADGPRPAPRSGADSLPAAAAAVERAWALLPPWARDAAPPPRAATLCHGDLHLGQLVRHPATDGPWLLIDIDDLGTGDGAWDLARPAAWFATGLLAPDLWMRFLAAYRAAGGPAVRPSGDPWPELEIPARALTVQTAALAVAKAATASRPLDEAEEAVVGACARMTSLPDQLAPARPDVG, encoded by the coding sequence ATGACCGCCTCACTCCTCGGCCGCCTGGCCGCCCTGTCCGCCCCGACGGCCCGGCGAGGCGCACCGGCCCCCGCTCCCGAGGTGCTCGCCGACCGCCCCGACGGCACGGTCGTCCGCAGCGGCCGCACGGTCGCCAAGGCGCACGCCCCCGACGCCGACCCGCACGACCTGGCCGCTCGGCTGCGGATCGCCGCCCACCCCCTCCTGCACGGCATCCTGCTCCCCCCGCTCCCGGTCACCGCCCCCGACGGCTTCCTCGCCTTCACCGACGACGGCCGCGCGCTCACCCGCTGGCCGTACGGCGGCCCGGTCCCGGCCGACGAGCCCGACGCCGCGCCCTGGGAGGACGCCGCCCGCCTGCTGGCCCGCCTCCACGCCGTCGACCCGCGCCAACTGCCCGGCCCCGTACCGCCGATGCGTGGCCCCGCCAAGGCCGCCCGCGCCCTGGCCCGCCTGCGCACCGCCCTGGCCCCCGCCGACGGCCCACGGCCCGCACCCCGGTCCGGCGCGGACTCGCTGCCCGCGGCCGCCGCGGCCGTCGAGCGAGCCTGGGCCCTGCTGCCGCCATGGGCCAGGGACGCCGCCCCGCCGCCGCGCGCCGCCACCCTCTGCCACGGCGATCTGCACCTGGGCCAGCTCGTCCGCCACCCGGCGACCGACGGCCCCTGGCTCCTCATCGACATCGACGACCTCGGCACGGGCGACGGCGCCTGGGACCTGGCCCGCCCGGCCGCGTGGTTCGCCACCGGCCTGCTCGCCCCGGACCTCTGGATGCGCTTCCTCGCCGCCTACCGTGCCGCCGGCGGCCCCGCCGTCCGGCCGTCCGGCGACCCCTGGCCCGAGCTGGAGATCCCGGCCCGCGCCCTGACCGTGCAGACCGCCGCGCTCGCCGTCGCCAAGGCCGCCACCGCCTCCCGGCCGCTTGACGAGGCCGAGGAAGCGGTCGTCGGCGCCTGCGCCCGGATGACGTCCCTGCCGGACCAGTTGGCGCCCGCCCGCCCGGACGTAGGGTGA
- the cobA gene encoding uroporphyrinogen-III C-methyltransferase: MAEHAAEHAAYPVGLRLSGRRVVVLGAGQVAQRRLPSLVAAGADVLLISPSATPSVEAMADAGEIRWERRRYQDGDLAGAWYALISTDDPEANAAASQEAEDRRVWCVRSDDAEAATAWTPATGRSEGVTVAVLTGRDPRRSAAVRDAIVEGLRDGSIAAPHHRRPHTPGVALVGGGPGDPDLITVRGRRLLAEADVVIADRLGPRDLLAELPPHVEVIDAAKIPYGRFMAQEAINNALIEHAKAGKAVVRLKGGDPFVFGRGMEEAQALAEAGIPCTVVPGISSTISVPGAAGIPVTHRGVAHEFTVVSGHVAPDDERSLVDWPALAKLRGTLVVLMGVENSGAIAAKLIEHGRAAQTPAAVIQEGTTAAQRRVDATLATLGETVRAEGVRPPAVIVVGDVVAVAAAPAHT; encoded by the coding sequence ATGGCTGAGCACGCCGCCGAACACGCCGCCTACCCCGTCGGACTGCGGCTGTCCGGCCGCCGGGTGGTCGTCCTGGGCGCCGGACAGGTCGCCCAGCGCCGGCTCCCGTCCCTCGTCGCCGCGGGCGCCGATGTCCTGCTGATCTCCCCGTCCGCCACCCCCTCCGTCGAGGCGATGGCCGATGCCGGGGAGATCCGCTGGGAGCGCCGCCGCTACCAGGACGGCGACCTCGCCGGCGCCTGGTACGCCCTGATCTCGACCGACGACCCGGAGGCCAACGCCGCCGCGTCCCAGGAGGCCGAGGACCGCCGGGTGTGGTGCGTACGCTCCGACGACGCCGAGGCGGCCACCGCCTGGACCCCGGCCACCGGCCGCAGCGAGGGCGTCACCGTGGCCGTGCTCACCGGCCGCGACCCGCGCCGCTCCGCCGCCGTGCGCGACGCGATCGTCGAGGGCCTGCGCGACGGCAGCATCGCCGCCCCGCACCACCGCCGCCCGCACACCCCGGGCGTGGCGCTGGTCGGCGGCGGCCCCGGCGACCCCGACCTGATCACCGTGCGCGGCCGCCGGCTGCTCGCCGAGGCGGACGTCGTGATCGCCGACCGGCTCGGCCCCCGCGACCTGCTCGCCGAACTCCCGCCGCACGTCGAGGTCATCGACGCCGCGAAGATCCCCTACGGGCGGTTCATGGCCCAGGAGGCCATCAACAACGCGCTGATCGAGCACGCCAAGGCCGGCAAGGCCGTGGTCCGGCTCAAGGGGGGCGACCCGTTCGTCTTCGGCCGCGGCATGGAGGAGGCCCAGGCGCTCGCCGAGGCCGGCATCCCCTGCACGGTCGTCCCGGGCATCTCCAGCACCATCTCCGTGCCCGGCGCCGCCGGCATCCCGGTCACCCACCGCGGGGTCGCCCACGAGTTCACCGTCGTCAGCGGCCATGTCGCCCCCGACGACGAGCGTTCGCTCGTGGACTGGCCCGCGCTGGCCAAGCTGCGCGGCACCCTCGTGGTCCTGATGGGCGTCGAGAACAGCGGCGCCATCGCCGCCAAGCTGATCGAGCACGGCCGCGCCGCACAGACCCCGGCGGCCGTCATCCAGGAGGGGACCACCGCCGCCCAGCGCCGGGTCGACGCCACCCTCGCGACCCTCGGCGAGACGGTACGCGCCGAGGGCGTGCGTCCCCCGGCCGTCATCGTCGTCGGCGACGTCGTCGCCGTCGCGGCCGCTCCCGCCCACACGTAA
- the cbiE gene encoding precorrin-6y C5,15-methyltransferase (decarboxylating) subunit CbiE — translation MADRVTVIGWDGSALTAAARSALGAATLVAGAAHHLALPEVPPNAERIRLGSVSLAARRIAQHRGTAVVLADGDPGFFGVVRTLRAPEHGLEVEVVPAVSSVAAAFARAGMPWDDAQVVVAHSRDLRRAVNVCRAHTKVAVLTSPGAGPAELALLLGGVHRTFVICEDLGTDRERVTVLTSDKVADHVWRDPNVVIVVGGSPAGAAAQGTGWIAGREVGHPTGARGWGLPAGAYGGALGEGESVQLRTAQLARLGPQVGDLVWDIGAGSGAAAVEAARFGAAVIAVDADPDACGRAAALARRHGVQLQVVRGRAPQILDDLPEPDVIRVGAGGAEVVTACAARRPERIVTHAATRDEAEALGRALADGGYEVECALLQSVDLDTSVWVERERSVVFLLSGYRVPHP, via the coding sequence ATGGCCGACCGGGTCACGGTGATCGGATGGGACGGCTCCGCGCTGACCGCCGCCGCCCGCTCCGCCCTCGGCGCCGCCACGCTGGTGGCCGGCGCCGCCCACCACCTCGCACTGCCCGAAGTCCCGCCGAACGCCGAGCGGATCCGGCTCGGCAGTGTGTCCCTGGCCGCCCGCCGCATCGCCCAGCACCGCGGCACCGCCGTCGTGCTCGCCGACGGCGACCCCGGGTTCTTCGGTGTCGTACGCACCCTGCGGGCACCCGAGCACGGCCTGGAAGTCGAAGTGGTGCCGGCCGTCTCCTCCGTCGCGGCCGCCTTCGCGCGGGCCGGTATGCCCTGGGACGACGCCCAGGTCGTCGTCGCCCACAGTCGCGACCTGCGCCGCGCGGTGAACGTCTGCCGCGCCCACACCAAGGTCGCGGTGCTCACCTCGCCCGGCGCCGGACCCGCCGAACTCGCCCTGCTGCTCGGCGGCGTCCACCGCACCTTCGTGATCTGCGAGGATCTGGGCACCGATCGCGAGCGGGTGACTGTCCTCACATCCGACAAGGTCGCCGACCATGTCTGGCGTGACCCCAATGTCGTGATTGTCGTCGGCGGTTCGCCCGCCGGCGCCGCGGCCCAGGGAACTGGCTGGATCGCCGGCCGCGAGGTGGGTCATCCGACGGGCGCGCGCGGCTGGGGACTTCCGGCCGGCGCCTACGGCGGTGCCCTGGGTGAGGGGGAGTCCGTCCAGTTGCGGACCGCACAACTCGCCCGTCTCGGACCGCAGGTGGGCGACCTGGTCTGGGACATCGGCGCGGGCAGCGGTGCCGCCGCGGTGGAGGCCGCGCGCTTCGGCGCCGCCGTCATCGCGGTGGACGCCGACCCGGACGCCTGCGGACGCGCCGCCGCCCTCGCCCGCCGCCACGGCGTCCAACTCCAGGTCGTGCGCGGGCGCGCACCGCAGATCCTGGACGACCTCCCCGAGCCCGATGTGATCCGGGTCGGCGCCGGGGGAGCGGAGGTCGTCACCGCTTGCGCGGCCCGCCGCCCCGAACGGATCGTCACCCACGCCGCCACCCGCGACGAGGCCGAAGCGCTGGGCCGGGCACTGGCCGACGGCGGCTACGAAGTCGAGTGCGCGCTGCTGCAGTCCGTGGACCTGGACACCTCCGTCTGGGTCGAACGGGAGCGGTCCGTGGTGTTTTTGCTGAGCGGCTATCGCGTTCCTCACCCATGA
- a CDS encoding serine/threonine-protein kinase: MAMMRLRREDPRVVGTFRLHRRLGAGGMGVVYLGSDKRGQRVALKVIRPDLAEDQEFRSRFAREVSAARRIRGGCTARLVAADLDADRPWFATQYVPGPSLHDKVNEEGPLSPAQVASVGAALSEGLLAVHDAGVVHRDLKPSNILLSPKGPRIIDFGIAWATGASTLTHVGTAVGSPGFLAPEQVRGAAVTPATDIFALGATLAYACTADSPFGQGSSEVMLYRVVHEEAQLAGVPDALAPLLASCLAKDPADRPSTLSLSLRLKEIAAREAHGPSDGPLENGAGAGAGWERGERRPADRPTGRRAEEYARQQTERRTGGGSAPRPHPSRPPAPRDPAPRPSGPASAAGRNPRKTGGRTARRVPAAGPPGRNGMRTPVRTTSGGRRPGPDRRLLRQRVIVFVVVTLLVALGIAAAQGCQGPATHGLGVERPVHLGASGGGHAPAAGPS; encoded by the coding sequence ATGGCGATGATGCGGCTCCGACGCGAGGACCCGCGTGTCGTCGGGACGTTCCGGCTGCACCGCCGGCTCGGCGCGGGCGGGATGGGCGTGGTCTATCTCGGCTCGGACAAGCGCGGGCAGCGGGTGGCCCTCAAGGTGATCCGGCCGGACCTGGCGGAGGATCAGGAATTCCGCTCGCGGTTCGCGCGGGAGGTCTCGGCCGCCCGGCGGATCCGCGGCGGCTGTACGGCGCGGCTGGTGGCCGCCGATCTCGATGCGGACCGCCCGTGGTTCGCCACCCAGTACGTCCCGGGGCCCTCGCTGCACGACAAGGTCAACGAGGAGGGGCCGCTGTCGCCCGCGCAGGTCGCCTCCGTCGGCGCCGCGCTCTCCGAGGGCCTGCTGGCCGTCCACGACGCGGGCGTCGTGCACCGTGACCTGAAGCCGTCCAACATCCTGCTGTCGCCCAAGGGCCCGCGGATCATCGACTTCGGCATCGCCTGGGCGACCGGTGCCAGCACCCTGACCCACGTCGGCACGGCCGTCGGCTCGCCGGGCTTCCTGGCGCCGGAGCAGGTGCGCGGGGCCGCGGTGACACCGGCGACGGACATCTTCGCGCTGGGCGCCACCCTCGCGTACGCCTGTACCGCGGACTCCCCCTTCGGGCAGGGAAGTTCGGAGGTCATGCTCTACCGCGTGGTCCACGAAGAGGCACAGCTCGCCGGGGTGCCGGACGCGTTGGCGCCGCTGCTCGCCTCGTGCCTGGCCAAGGATCCGGCGGACCGGCCCAGCACCCTGTCGCTGTCGCTGCGCCTCAAGGAGATCGCGGCCCGTGAGGCACACGGGCCGTCCGACGGACCGCTGGAGAACGGTGCGGGTGCCGGGGCCGGTTGGGAGCGGGGCGAGCGCCGTCCCGCGGACCGGCCGACCGGGCGGCGGGCCGAGGAGTACGCCCGCCAGCAGACCGAGCGACGGACGGGCGGCGGCTCCGCGCCGCGTCCGCACCCGTCCCGCCCCCCTGCTCCGCGGGACCCGGCGCCCCGGCCGTCCGGTCCGGCCTCGGCCGCGGGGAGGAATCCCCGGAAGACCGGCGGCCGCACGGCGCGACGCGTCCCGGCCGCCGGGCCGCCGGGGCGCAACGGCATGCGCACCCCGGTGCGTACGACGTCGGGCGGGCGGCGGCCCGGCCCCGACCGGCGGCTGCTGCGCCAGCGCGTCATCGTGTTCGTGGTGGTGACCCTGCTGGTGGCGCTCGGGATCGCGGCGGCTCAGGGATGCCAGGGGCCGGCCACCCACGGACTGGGTGTGGAGCGGCCGGTGCACCTCGGCGCGTCCGGAGGCGGGCACGCACCGGCGGCAGGACCGTCCTGA
- the cobT gene encoding nicotinate-nucleotide--dimethylbenzimidazole phosphoribosyltransferase, with product MTDTGQVPGEGQPENAGGHPGQPQPAAAPSPADAGPTELPGLVPPPGEYPYADQPDGVVEDDDLLLMPGAQGAWSEQPAHQPLPQPQETHQDQHPQQGAPFDAAAPAATGFEPMPAQAGDHESGGRDSGSVDLSAVRIPQPAAPQQQARAAAPATPQRRPLHMGPPVPDATGGVVRSLADRGPAEAPAQSAARHAGPPTGGPEYFDAPAGAPEATVGEQPPADAGLPYPDQSFGAAAPAEQAFAAPSYGQPYAEQPYGGQLSAEQTYGAAGQGPLPGPQLGEIPSQVPSWQEASAQAAASAPLAETVAPEAPAVPVAEAAPAVLPDAAPLAEQPLAEHPQPMPLPPEGAAEAGDGAAVVADATDAAQDAPAGAEAPAQPQDMTAEALPHEAAPGQDGTAEAVETAGATEAEAAVPDAPVVNDAAAEAPVADAAAQEVPAADDAAAAAEQTEAVAADVPQQPAEQGPPAEAVAAPEAQPAAAAPAPAEAAGPAEEPAVAQAADATTAPAPTAQDEQPADPAPAVDEPQPQPEAVAPEPVAPEAGTDAPVTEPAAAPAPVAAPQGPVALPVTENGAPVEQPVTEQAVIEPPEAQEPAAGQPQPGGPVDAAGQQTTAEAPAPEAAPQGADAAVEEQPATDGPEAPDQPDEPDAPTPEATPDSDPAAATTPAEPAETDAPTEAAEPVEPDAPADLPADAPPVAVHIPAQASGEPSPADDRAPRAAAAEPSTAGPAPDGVPAPDAPADEAPQQQVVAELVQLGDDQPPADGSQPDAAADGSDVAPDEGDAADLTSPAAGYDDSERAAVHRVMRERRDIRNGFRGDPIPNEVLLRVLEAAHTAPSVGHSQPWDFVVIRSDETREKMHQLATAQREAYAKSLPKARAKQFRELKIEAILETPVNIVVTADSTRGGRHTLGRHTQPQMAPYSSALAVENLWLAARAEGLGVGWVSFFDEREMVRELGLPEHLEVVAYLCIGYVDEFPEEPELLQAGWSKRRPLSWVVHEETYGRRALPGESPHDLLQETLQGIRPLDAKALGEAWERQKRMTKPAGALGMLEIISAQLSGLSRKCPPPIPEPAAVAIFAGDHGVHAQGVTPWPQEVTGQMVANFLGGGAVCNAFANQVGAEVCVVDVGVAGDLPATPGLLPRKVRAGTADFTAGPAMTQEDVLKAIEVGIDTARDLVAAGNKALLTGEMGIANTTTSAALISVYTGVDPVEVTGRGTGINDETHARKVDVVRRALELHQPDPADPIGVLAAIGGLEHAALVGLILGGASLRTPVILDGVSAGAAALVARAIAPEALAACIAGHRSAEPGHVAALNKLGLRPLVDLDLRLGEGTGALLALPVVQSAARAMHEVATFDSAGVTEKT from the coding sequence ATGACCGACACCGGCCAGGTCCCGGGCGAGGGACAGCCGGAGAACGCAGGCGGACATCCCGGGCAGCCGCAACCGGCGGCCGCTCCCTCCCCTGCTGACGCCGGACCGACGGAGCTGCCGGGCCTGGTGCCCCCTCCTGGCGAATACCCCTACGCCGACCAGCCCGACGGCGTCGTCGAGGACGACGACCTGCTGCTGATGCCCGGTGCCCAGGGCGCCTGGAGCGAGCAGCCCGCGCACCAGCCGCTCCCGCAGCCGCAGGAGACCCACCAGGACCAGCACCCCCAGCAGGGCGCACCGTTCGACGCGGCCGCACCGGCGGCCACCGGCTTCGAGCCGATGCCCGCCCAGGCCGGCGACCATGAGAGCGGCGGCCGGGACTCCGGCTCCGTCGACCTCAGCGCCGTCCGTATCCCGCAGCCCGCCGCACCGCAGCAGCAGGCCCGCGCCGCGGCGCCCGCCACGCCCCAGCGGCGTCCGCTGCACATGGGCCCGCCCGTCCCCGACGCGACCGGCGGAGTGGTCCGTTCGCTCGCCGACCGCGGACCGGCCGAGGCCCCCGCGCAGTCCGCCGCACGGCACGCGGGACCGCCCACCGGCGGCCCCGAATACTTCGACGCCCCGGCGGGAGCCCCCGAGGCCACCGTCGGCGAGCAGCCGCCGGCCGATGCGGGCCTCCCGTACCCCGACCAGTCCTTCGGAGCGGCGGCCCCGGCCGAGCAGGCCTTCGCAGCGCCGTCGTACGGTCAGCCCTACGCGGAGCAGCCCTACGGTGGGCAGTTGTCCGCCGAGCAGACCTATGGGGCCGCGGGCCAGGGACCGTTGCCCGGCCCGCAGCTCGGCGAGATCCCCTCGCAGGTGCCGTCGTGGCAGGAGGCCTCGGCCCAGGCCGCGGCGTCGGCCCCGCTTGCAGAAACGGTCGCCCCCGAGGCGCCGGCCGTACCCGTCGCCGAGGCCGCGCCGGCCGTCCTGCCGGACGCGGCGCCGCTCGCCGAACAGCCGCTCGCCGAGCACCCGCAGCCGATGCCGCTGCCGCCCGAGGGCGCGGCGGAGGCCGGTGACGGCGCGGCCGTCGTCGCGGACGCCACCGATGCCGCGCAGGACGCGCCGGCCGGGGCAGAGGCACCGGCGCAGCCGCAGGACATGACCGCGGAGGCACTGCCGCACGAGGCAGCGCCCGGTCAGGACGGAACGGCCGAGGCGGTCGAGACGGCCGGAGCGACCGAAGCCGAGGCCGCTGTGCCGGATGCCCCTGTGGTGAACGACGCCGCGGCGGAGGCCCCCGTGGCGGATGCCGCCGCGCAGGAGGTGCCCGCGGCGGACGACGCCGCTGCGGCCGCCGAGCAGACCGAGGCGGTCGCCGCCGACGTCCCGCAGCAGCCCGCGGAACAGGGCCCGCCCGCCGAAGCCGTAGCCGCCCCGGAGGCGCAGCCCGCCGCCGCGGCCCCCGCCCCGGCCGAAGCCGCCGGTCCGGCCGAGGAGCCCGCCGTCGCGCAGGCGGCCGACGCCACCACCGCCCCGGCCCCGACCGCTCAGGACGAGCAGCCTGCCGACCCGGCCCCCGCCGTCGACGAGCCCCAGCCGCAGCCCGAGGCCGTCGCGCCCGAGCCCGTCGCGCCCGAGGCCGGTACCGACGCCCCCGTCACCGAGCCCGCCGCCGCCCCGGCCCCCGTGGCTGCCCCCCAGGGCCCCGTCGCCCTGCCCGTCACCGAGAACGGCGCGCCCGTGGAGCAGCCCGTCACGGAGCAGGCGGTCATAGAGCCGCCCGAGGCGCAGGAACCGGCCGCCGGACAGCCGCAGCCGGGTGGCCCCGTGGACGCCGCCGGGCAGCAGACCACCGCGGAGGCGCCCGCACCGGAGGCCGCCCCGCAGGGCGCGGACGCCGCCGTCGAGGAGCAGCCCGCGACGGACGGCCCCGAAGCCCCCGACCAGCCCGACGAGCCGGACGCCCCGACGCCCGAGGCGACCCCGGACAGCGACCCCGCCGCCGCGACGACGCCCGCCGAGCCCGCGGAGACCGACGCACCCACGGAGGCCGCGGAGCCCGTCGAGCCCGACGCCCCCGCGGACCTGCCCGCCGACGCCCCGCCCGTGGCCGTCCACATCCCGGCCCAGGCCTCCGGCGAGCCGTCCCCCGCCGACGACCGGGCCCCGCGTGCCGCGGCCGCGGAGCCCTCGACGGCCGGCCCGGCGCCCGACGGCGTCCCCGCGCCCGACGCCCCCGCCGACGAGGCGCCCCAGCAGCAGGTCGTCGCCGAACTCGTCCAGCTCGGCGACGACCAGCCGCCGGCGGACGGTTCGCAGCCCGACGCCGCGGCCGACGGCTCCGACGTCGCGCCCGACGAGGGCGACGCGGCCGATCTGACGTCCCCGGCCGCCGGGTACGACGACTCCGAGCGCGCCGCCGTGCACCGCGTGATGCGCGAGCGCCGCGACATCCGCAACGGCTTCCGCGGCGACCCGATCCCCAACGAGGTGCTGCTGCGCGTCCTGGAGGCGGCCCACACCGCCCCCAGCGTCGGCCACTCCCAGCCCTGGGACTTCGTCGTCATCCGCTCGGACGAGACCCGCGAGAAGATGCACCAGCTCGCGACGGCGCAGCGGGAGGCCTACGCCAAGTCGCTGCCCAAGGCGCGCGCCAAGCAGTTCCGCGAGCTGAAGATCGAGGCCATCCTCGAGACGCCGGTGAACATCGTGGTCACCGCCGACTCCACCCGCGGCGGCCGGCACACCCTCGGCCGGCACACCCAGCCCCAGATGGCCCCGTACTCCTCCGCGCTCGCCGTCGAGAACCTCTGGCTCGCCGCCCGCGCCGAGGGCCTGGGCGTCGGCTGGGTGAGCTTCTTCGACGAGCGGGAGATGGTCCGCGAACTGGGCCTGCCCGAGCACCTCGAGGTCGTCGCGTACCTGTGCATCGGCTACGTCGACGAGTTCCCGGAGGAGCCCGAGCTGCTGCAGGCCGGCTGGTCCAAGCGCCGCCCGCTGTCCTGGGTCGTCCACGAGGAGACCTACGGCCGGCGCGCGCTGCCCGGCGAGAGCCCGCACGACCTGCTCCAGGAGACCCTGCAGGGCATCCGCCCGCTGGACGCCAAGGCGCTCGGCGAGGCCTGGGAGCGGCAGAAGCGGATGACCAAGCCCGCCGGGGCGCTGGGCATGCTGGAGATCATCTCCGCGCAGCTGTCCGGGCTGTCCCGCAAGTGCCCGCCGCCCATCCCGGAGCCGGCCGCCGTCGCGATCTTCGCCGGTGACCACGGTGTGCACGCCCAGGGCGTGACCCCCTGGCCCCAGGAGGTCACCGGCCAGATGGTCGCCAACTTCCTGGGCGGCGGCGCGGTCTGCAACGCCTTCGCCAACCAGGTCGGCGCCGAGGTCTGCGTCGTGGACGTCGGTGTCGCGGGCGACCTGCCCGCCACCCCGGGTCTGCTGCCCCGCAAGGTCCGCGCCGGCACCGCCGACTTCACGGCGGGCCCGGCGATGACCCAGGAGGACGTGCTCAAGGCGATCGAGGTCGGTATCGACACCGCCCGCGACCTCGTCGCGGCCGGCAACAAGGCGCTGCTCACGGGCGAGATGGGCATCGCCAACACCACCACCTCCGCCGCGCTGATCTCGGTCTACACCGGCGTCGACCCGGTCGAGGTCACCGGCCGCGGCACCGGCATCAACGACGAGACGCACGCCCGCAAGGTCGACGTCGTCCGCCGTGCCCTGGAGCTCCACCAGCCCGATCCGGCCGACCCCATCGGCGTCCTCGCCGCCATCGGCGGCTTGGAGCACGCCGCCCTCGTCGGACTGATCCTCGGCGGCGCCTCGCTGCGTACGCCGGTGATCCTCGACGGGGTCAGCGCGGGCGCCGCCGCCCTGGTGGCCCGTGCCATCGCCCCCGAGGCGCTGGCCGCCTGCATCGCCGGCCACCGCAGTGCCGAGCCGGGCCACGTCGCGGCCCTGAACAAGCTGGGCCTGCGCCCGTTGGTCGACCTCGATCTGCGGCTGGGCGAGGGCACCGGTGCGCTGCTCGCGCTGCCCGTGGTGCAGAGCGCCGCCCGCGCCATGCACGAGGTCGCCACCTTCGACTCCGCCGGAGTGACGGAGAAGACCTGA